A genomic region of Tepidisphaeraceae bacterium contains the following coding sequences:
- a CDS encoding helical backbone metal receptor: MRSARKFHAIRTGIVALAIGLLCACDRTPVAPPATPGATQPSVVTVASLVPAASELILGMGAGDRLVAVSNFDLADDRTAALPRVGDYQTIDWEKLAEVRPGAMVVQFDANRIPPGLQQRASSLGIAIINIRNNRLDEVFKTIEQIGDGLNFPTQKASATLRGQLDRVAASVAGKPPVRTLILTDDRAKGAAGPETFLDDLLTIAGGMNVLADATTPYPQVDREQLRALAPEAIIALRPAATPQEVEQTRATLAMLTDLPAVRNGRVYILTEPWALLPGWRVGELAERFAAALHPPAATATHATTSPTPAVR; encoded by the coding sequence GTGCGGTCTGCTCGCAAGTTTCACGCGATTCGCACGGGCATCGTCGCGCTCGCGATCGGCCTGTTGTGCGCCTGCGATCGCACGCCCGTTGCGCCGCCGGCCACGCCTGGCGCAACGCAGCCCAGCGTCGTCACCGTGGCCTCGCTCGTACCGGCGGCGTCGGAACTGATCTTGGGCATGGGCGCGGGTGATCGGTTGGTCGCGGTCAGCAATTTCGATCTGGCGGACGACCGCACCGCCGCGCTGCCGCGCGTGGGCGACTACCAGACGATCGACTGGGAAAAGCTCGCTGAGGTTCGGCCGGGCGCGATGGTCGTGCAGTTCGACGCCAATCGCATTCCGCCCGGCCTGCAACAGCGCGCCAGCTCGCTGGGCATCGCGATCATCAACATCCGCAACAATCGGCTCGACGAGGTCTTCAAGACGATCGAACAGATCGGCGACGGGCTGAACTTCCCCACGCAAAAAGCCAGCGCCACGCTCCGCGGCCAGCTTGATCGCGTCGCGGCGAGCGTTGCGGGCAAGCCACCGGTGCGCACGTTGATCTTGACCGACGACCGCGCCAAGGGCGCCGCCGGGCCCGAAACGTTCCTGGACGATCTGCTCACGATCGCCGGTGGAATGAACGTGCTGGCGGACGCGACGACGCCGTATCCACAGGTGGATCGCGAGCAACTGCGGGCGCTGGCGCCTGAGGCGATCATCGCGCTGCGTCCCGCGGCCACGCCGCAGGAGGTCGAGCAGACGCGCGCGACGCTCGCGATGCTGACCGACCTGCCGGCCGTGCGCAACGGGCGGGTGTACATCCTCACCGAACCGTGGGCGCTGCTGCCGGGCTGGCGCGTCGGTGAACTGGCTGAGCGGTTCGCCGCGGCGCTGCATCCACCGGCTGCCACCGCGACGCACGCCACGACATCCCCAACCCCGGCGGTTCGATGA
- a CDS encoding ABC transporter ATP-binding protein, which produces MSNPMSLLTATNLTFGYRDTPVLRGVSVALAPGEIVALIGPNGSGKSTLIRALLGHVIATGQIDWNGRPLADWPKRELARTVAYLPQSPVYDVDQTVLDVLRLGRSPYLGAFGIESAADVQVVHEVATQLGLTDLLTRSMDELSGGQRQRVFVGRCLVQQPTALLLDEPNTFLDLKHQAELVSLARTLSRERNMGVLIASHDLNLAAAVADRLVLLKDGAVVATGVPDEVLRADVLSAAFETPLRRVDGARIAIIPEFTSM; this is translated from the coding sequence ATGTCGAATCCGATGTCGCTGCTAACCGCCACCAACCTCACCTTCGGCTACCGCGACACGCCCGTGTTGCGCGGCGTATCCGTCGCGCTGGCGCCGGGCGAAATCGTCGCGCTGATTGGCCCCAACGGCAGCGGCAAGTCAACGCTTATCCGCGCGCTGCTCGGCCATGTGATCGCGACGGGGCAGATCGATTGGAACGGTCGCCCGCTGGCTGACTGGCCCAAACGCGAGCTGGCGAGAACGGTCGCCTACCTGCCGCAATCACCGGTGTACGACGTCGACCAAACCGTGCTCGACGTGCTGCGGCTCGGGCGGTCGCCATACCTGGGCGCCTTTGGCATCGAATCGGCCGCGGACGTGCAGGTCGTCCACGAGGTCGCTACACAACTGGGGCTAACCGACCTACTGACGCGCTCTATGGACGAACTGTCCGGCGGGCAACGCCAACGCGTCTTCGTCGGCCGCTGTCTCGTGCAGCAACCAACCGCGCTGCTGCTGGACGAGCCGAACACATTCCTCGACCTAAAACATCAGGCGGAACTCGTCTCCCTTGCGCGCACGCTGTCGCGCGAGCGCAACATGGGTGTGCTGATCGCCTCCCACGACCTGAACCTCGCCGCCGCCGTCGCCGATCGACTGGTGCTGCTGAAGGATGGCGCCGTGGTCGCCACCGGCGTGCCGGATGAGGTGTTGCGCGCCGACGTCCTCTCGGCCGCCTTCGAGACGCCATTGCGCCGCGTCGACGGGGCGCGGATTGCGATCATTCCAGAGTTCACGTCAATGTGA
- a CDS encoding iron ABC transporter permease: MTAAARWSASRVAITLLLCTAGWAIAAILCLCVGSTGSIGWPTESQLPFRRDMVLIASLIGAALAASGVAYQAVLRNPLADPYLLGVSSGASLAAYLWRFPSVYAIIQILPASVAAASQQLFVFVGALLSVAIVFLLATRRGRLEPVTLLLVGVVINSVNGAIFMLLNFVFKDVSASGGAISFLVGAIQTTILDEQLYAATIVCAIGFAILMVLSGQLNAAGLGTGEAKSLGIRIHRLRWIVLIVASLTTASAVAISGPIGFVGLICPHLARLIVGSDHRRLLPVATAIGAALLAIADAASRRLAQGDAAGTWLPVGVLTGLLGGPFFLLILSRRRKGAID, translated from the coding sequence ATGACCGCGGCCGCGCGCTGGAGCGCATCGCGCGTCGCGATCACGCTGCTGCTCTGCACGGCGGGCTGGGCAATCGCGGCGATCCTGTGTTTGTGCGTCGGGTCGACCGGATCGATCGGCTGGCCGACCGAGTCGCAGTTGCCGTTCCGGCGCGACATGGTGCTGATCGCCTCGTTGATCGGCGCGGCGCTGGCGGCCAGTGGCGTGGCGTACCAGGCGGTGCTGCGCAATCCGCTGGCCGACCCGTACCTGCTGGGCGTCAGCAGCGGGGCCTCGCTTGCGGCGTACCTGTGGCGATTCCCCAGCGTCTACGCAATCATCCAGATTCTGCCCGCAAGCGTGGCCGCGGCCAGCCAGCAGTTGTTCGTGTTCGTCGGAGCACTGCTGTCGGTCGCGATCGTCTTCCTGCTCGCCACGCGGCGTGGCAGGTTGGAACCGGTCACGCTGCTGCTCGTCGGCGTCGTCATCAACAGCGTCAACGGCGCAATCTTCATGCTGTTGAACTTCGTCTTTAAAGACGTCTCCGCCAGCGGTGGGGCGATCTCGTTCCTGGTCGGCGCGATCCAGACGACCATCCTCGACGAACAGCTCTACGCCGCCACGATCGTCTGCGCGATCGGCTTCGCGATCCTGATGGTGCTCAGCGGCCAGTTGAACGCCGCCGGGCTGGGCACGGGCGAGGCCAAATCGCTCGGCATTCGCATTCACCGGTTGCGCTGGATCGTGTTAATCGTCGCATCGCTCACGACGGCGTCTGCGGTGGCGATCAGCGGGCCGATCGGGTTCGTTGGCTTGATCTGCCCGCACTTGGCCAGGCTGATCGTCGGTTCCGACCACCGCCGACTGCTGCCGGTGGCGACCGCGATCGGCGCCGCGCTGCTGGCGATCGCCGACGCCGCGTCGCGAAGGCTAGCCCAAGGCGACGCCGCCGGCACATGGCTGCCCGTGGGCGTGCTGACGGGGTTGCTTGGTGGGCCGTTTTTCCTGTTGATCCTCTCGCGCAGGCGCAAAGGCGCGATAGACTGA